A window of Staphylococcus sp. 17KM0847 contains these coding sequences:
- a CDS encoding metal-dependent transcriptional regulator, translating to MLTEEKEDYLKAILSHDGIHQYVSNKTLSQFLHIKPPSVSEMVSRLEKEGYVETKPYKGVKLSEVGLRYTLDIIKRHRLIELFLIEVLGYTWEEVHAEAEVLEHRVSQLFVERLDALLEYPQTCPHGGVIPRNQHYQEIYQTSLLKYEEGETVTIKRVRDKTELLVYLSSKALSIGDVVTISRKDPINQMIELKNAEETVILSYHNAEVIFGEKI from the coding sequence ATGTTAACGGAAGAAAAAGAAGATTACCTCAAAGCCATATTAAGCCACGACGGTATACATCAATATGTGTCTAATAAAACACTTTCTCAGTTCTTACATATCAAACCGCCATCTGTAAGTGAAATGGTGAGCCGTTTAGAAAAAGAAGGATATGTTGAGACCAAGCCATATAAAGGCGTAAAATTATCGGAAGTTGGTTTACGCTACACTTTAGATATTATTAAAAGACATAGATTAATTGAATTATTTCTAATAGAGGTACTGGGGTATACGTGGGAAGAAGTACATGCAGAAGCAGAAGTTTTAGAGCATCGTGTTTCGCAGTTATTTGTAGAGCGACTCGATGCATTACTGGAATATCCCCAAACTTGTCCGCATGGTGGTGTTATTCCAAGAAATCAGCATTATCAAGAAATTTATCAAACATCATTGTTAAAATATGAAGAGGGCGAAACAGTTACAATCAAAAGAGTGAGAGATAAAACAGAGCTTCTTGTGTATCTATCAAGTAAAGCGTTATCTATTGGAGATGTTGTGACAATTAGTAGAAAAGACCCTATTAATCAAATGATAGAACTAAAAAATGCTGAAGAGACCGTCATATTGAGCTATCATAATGCTGAAGTGATTTTTGGTGAAAAAATATAG
- a CDS encoding M50 family metallopeptidase, whose amino-acid sequence MTGATWFISPVPISIVLLFLITGLYLLSHYYRRHPLLSLFNIASNYIPVLTHEWGHVFFNRLSGGRVVDLVIVMTPQERQITGQQGYAITQSKSRVGQICTTLGGYIMPPLMLSTGLIMQNKGQGVIFLLIYVCIFLYFTFVTSRKLTPMIIILLLCMIMYLGLHSENLHHYSLIYMLTYHWLLGTLFGEVIQSTITITQLTLLRPQPSWDGTALRDLTHIPTFFFSALWILLNCASIYFLFKQIFI is encoded by the coding sequence ATGACTGGAGCTACATGGTTTATCTCACCTGTCCCCATTTCCATTGTATTATTGTTTCTCATTACTGGACTATATCTACTCAGTCACTATTATCGGAGACACCCTTTGCTCTCACTCTTTAATATTGCTTCTAACTATATTCCTGTATTAACACACGAATGGGGGCACGTTTTCTTTAATCGATTAAGCGGCGGACGTGTTGTAGATTTAGTCATTGTAATGACTCCTCAAGAACGCCAAATAACAGGACAACAAGGATATGCGATCACACAGAGTAAAAGTCGCGTCGGTCAAATTTGTACAACATTAGGTGGCTATATTATGCCGCCCCTCATGCTTAGTACAGGTCTCATTATGCAAAATAAAGGTCAAGGCGTTATCTTTTTACTCATTTATGTTTGTATTTTTTTATATTTTACATTTGTGACATCTCGAAAACTCACCCCTATGATCATCATTTTGCTATTATGTATGATTATGTATTTAGGTTTACACTCTGAAAATCTACATCATTATTCTTTAATTTATATGCTCACTTACCATTGGTTACTCGGTACACTATTCGGTGAAGTAATCCAATCAACTATTACAATTACACAACTTACACTATTACGTCCTCAACCCAGTTGGGACGGAACTGCGTTGCGTGATTTAACACACATCCCCACATTCTTTTTTTCAGCTTTATGGATTCTGTTAAATTGTGCCAGTATCTATTTTTTATTCAAACAAATTTTTATTTAA
- the tarA gene encoding N-acetylglucosaminyldiphosphoundecaprenol N-acetyl-beta-D-mannosaminyltransferase TarA, with the protein MIRNNNEISQRYEKVKVLDVQFDNVTMKSMYQHIMGYCTKNTGRNLFIVTANPEIVQYASETPQYAEVIQQADYVVPDGIGIVHAARLLKTPLQARVPGIELMELCFGIAEKERKKVFLLGAKEEVLNKAIHRIQSRYPNIIIKGHHGYINQDDVSIAEEICAFNPDFLFVGMGYPKQEEWIQMYRKCFTHTVMMGVGGSIDVWSGEVKRAPLIWQKLNLEWLYRSIKDIKRIKRLQRLPKFVWAVLKQKYTNVGE; encoded by the coding sequence GTGATAAGAAATAACAATGAAATATCACAACGATATGAAAAAGTGAAAGTTTTAGATGTTCAATTTGACAATGTAACGATGAAAAGTATGTATCAGCATATTATGGGATACTGTACTAAAAATACAGGACGTAATCTATTTATCGTTACAGCAAATCCTGAAATTGTACAATATGCTTCAGAAACACCACAATATGCCGAAGTGATACAACAAGCAGATTATGTTGTGCCAGACGGTATAGGGATAGTGCATGCAGCACGATTGCTCAAAACGCCGTTGCAAGCTCGGGTACCAGGCATTGAGTTGATGGAACTGTGTTTTGGTATTGCGGAAAAAGAAAGAAAAAAGGTGTTTTTGCTAGGTGCTAAAGAAGAAGTGTTGAATAAGGCTATACATCGTATCCAAAGCCGTTATCCCAATATTATTATCAAGGGACATCACGGCTATATTAACCAAGATGACGTATCAATCGCTGAAGAGATTTGTGCATTTAACCCTGATTTTTTATTTGTTGGAATGGGCTACCCTAAGCAAGAGGAATGGATTCAAATGTATCGTAAATGCTTTACACATACTGTAATGATGGGTGTTGGAGGATCAATTGATGTATGGAGTGGCGAGGTGAAACGTGCCCCATTAATATGGCAAAAGCTTAATTTAGAATGGTTATATCGTAGTATTAAAGACATTAAACGCATCAAACGATTACAAAGATTACCTAAGTTTGTATGGGCAGTGTTAAAACAAAAATATACAAATGTTGGTGAATAA
- the tagH gene encoding teichoic acids export ABC transporter ATP-binding subunit TagH, which translates to MNPTVSINQITKEYRIYRNNKERIKDALWPKNKNKTFYALKDVSFDAYAGDVVGLVGINGSGKSTLSNIIGGSLTPTQGHIKRKGEVSVIAINAGLNGNLTGIENIEFKMLCMGFNKQEIKKLTPKIIDFSELGEFIYQPVKKYSSGMRSKLGFSISVTVDPEILVIDEALSVGDQTFTQKSLNKIYEFKEAEKTIFFVSHNLGQVRNFCNKIAWIEGGRLKAIGSVDEVLPQYESFLKDFKKKSVKEQKAFRQQLDEHRFVIK; encoded by the coding sequence ATGAATCCAACAGTTTCGATTAATCAAATCACAAAAGAATATCGTATTTATCGTAATAATAAAGAGCGCATTAAAGATGCACTATGGCCTAAAAACAAAAACAAAACATTTTATGCATTAAAAGATGTTTCTTTTGATGCATACGCTGGTGATGTCGTTGGGCTTGTTGGAATCAACGGCTCAGGTAAATCTACACTTAGTAATATTATTGGCGGTTCACTTACACCTACACAAGGACATATTAAACGCAAAGGCGAAGTTAGTGTTATTGCTATTAATGCAGGACTTAACGGCAATCTTACTGGCATCGAAAACATTGAGTTCAAGATGTTATGTATGGGGTTTAATAAACAAGAGATTAAAAAACTCACACCGAAAATCATTGATTTCAGTGAACTAGGAGAGTTTATTTATCAACCGGTTAAAAAGTATTCCAGTGGGATGCGCTCAAAGCTAGGATTTTCAATTAGTGTAACCGTTGACCCAGAAATCCTTGTTATCGATGAGGCACTCTCTGTTGGGGATCAAACCTTCACTCAAAAAAGCTTAAACAAAATTTATGAATTCAAAGAAGCAGAGAAAACAATCTTTTTTGTGAGCCATAATCTAGGTCAAGTTCGGAACTTCTGTAATAAAATTGCATGGATTGAGGGGGGACGCCTTAAAGCTATCGGCTCTGTCGACGAAGTGCTCCCACAATACGAGTCTTTCCTTAAAGATTTTAAAAAGAAGTCTGTTAAAGAACAAAAGGCGTTTAGACAGCAGCTGGATGAACATCGTTTCGTTATTAAATAA
- a CDS encoding ABC transporter permease, with amino-acid sequence MSSVITVLKEHINSFYLIQRLAQFQLKIANHNNYLGLAWEIINPIIQIMVYWFVFGFGIRSNSPIEDIPFIYWLLVGISMWFFINQGVLEGTKSITTKYNQVAKMNFPLSIIPTYIVTSKLYGHLVLVVAIVLLCAFAGITPTIYIVQLLLYVPFAYLFTMSVTLLTSTLGVLVRDTQMLMQALLRVLFYASPILWVPEPGSMPEKIMMFNPVYFIAESYRAAILFQEWYFIIHWKLALYNVSVMLIFFVLGSMLHMRYRDHYADFM; translated from the coding sequence ATGAGTTCTGTAATAACCGTGTTAAAAGAGCATATCAATAGTTTTTATTTGATTCAGAGGTTAGCGCAATTCCAGTTAAAAATTGCGAACCATAATAATTATCTTGGGTTAGCTTGGGAGATTATTAATCCAATTATTCAAATTATGGTTTATTGGTTTGTTTTTGGGTTTGGAATTCGGAGTAATAGTCCAATAGAAGATATTCCTTTCATTTATTGGTTATTAGTGGGAATCAGCATGTGGTTTTTTATCAATCAAGGTGTTCTTGAAGGCACAAAGTCGATTACGACAAAATATAACCAAGTTGCTAAAATGAACTTCCCATTATCCATTATTCCAACATATATCGTAACGAGTAAGTTATATGGTCATTTAGTTCTAGTAGTTGCTATTGTTTTGTTATGTGCATTCGCAGGAATAACACCTACAATCTATATTGTTCAATTGTTACTTTATGTTCCGTTTGCTTATCTGTTTACAATGTCAGTCACATTATTAACTTCAACATTAGGGGTATTAGTGAGAGATACACAAATGCTGATGCAAGCTTTATTAAGAGTGCTTTTCTATGCGTCACCGATTTTGTGGGTACCTGAGCCAGGGTCAATGCCAGAGAAGATTATGATGTTTAATCCAGTTTACTTTATTGCAGAGAGTTATAGAGCAGCAATATTATTCCAAGAATGGTATTTTATTATTCATTGGAAGTTAGCACTGTATAATGTATCTGTAATGCTGATATTCTTTGTTCTTGGTTCAATGTTGCATATGCGATATAGAGACCACTATGCCGATTTTATGTGA